A DNA window from Eikenella exigua contains the following coding sequences:
- the dnaA gene encoding chromosomal replication initiator protein DnaA, whose protein sequence is MTLDQFWPHCLHHLRHTLPAKQYQSWIAPLGVGEGAGGEWVVYAPSRFVLNMLRSRYAAKIGKLLAERLPENTPTLLFEQGEGKHYAPAGNPPPAYAAKAVAPTEQVSKSAASQHADKRSALEIVQFRLESLGINPQVEPAKQSVPTKLEAKSARAKPIAKREERQQQHYAQTNLSPEYTFDTLVEGKGNRLAVAAARSIAENPGKNYNPFFLYGSTGLGKTHLAQAVGNELLRLKPEAKVYYMHAEDFVRGMIQAFRNHAHDAFRQQYKPYDFLIIDDIQFIKGKDRSMEEFFHLYNHCHHHKKQIILTCDVLPTKIDDMDDRLKSRFSWGLTLELEPPELEMRVEILQKKADSVGVELKEEAAFFIATHIRSNVRELEGAFKRVEARSRFEHKPIDVELATEALQDIVAGNFKPINLPLIMDAVAKYYGIRTADLIGKKRAQSIVRPRHLAIKLARELTTHSYEDIGKAFGGRDHSTVLNSVKKADELRQEDAEIAQDYEKLLIIIKN, encoded by the coding sequence ATGACGCTCGACCAATTCTGGCCACACTGTCTGCATCATTTGCGCCACACTCTGCCCGCCAAACAGTATCAAAGCTGGATTGCGCCCTTGGGCGTGGGCGAAGGGGCGGGTGGCGAATGGGTGGTGTACGCACCCAGCCGCTTTGTATTGAATATGTTGCGCTCTCGCTATGCTGCCAAAATCGGCAAGCTGCTGGCGGAAAGGCTACCTGAAAACACACCCACACTGCTGTTCGAGCAAGGGGAAGGCAAACACTATGCTCCGGCAGGCAATCCACCGCCGGCGTATGCTGCCAAAGCTGTTGCGCCAACCGAGCAAGTTAGTAAATCAGCTGCCTCGCAACATGCCGATAAACGCAGCGCCCTAGAAATTGTGCAATTCCGCTTAGAGAGTTTGGGCATCAACCCGCAGGTCGAGCCGGCTAAGCAATCCGTACCGACCAAACTAGAAGCCAAGTCCGCCCGGGCCAAACCCATTGCCAAACGCGAAGAGCGGCAGCAGCAACACTATGCGCAAACCAATTTGTCGCCGGAATATACCTTCGACACCTTGGTGGAAGGTAAAGGCAACCGCTTAGCAGTGGCCGCTGCCCGTTCCATTGCCGAAAATCCTGGCAAAAACTACAACCCATTCTTTTTATACGGCAGTACCGGCCTGGGCAAAACCCATCTGGCGCAGGCCGTAGGCAACGAGCTTTTGCGCCTCAAACCTGAAGCCAAGGTCTACTATATGCATGCTGAAGATTTCGTGCGCGGCATGATTCAGGCTTTCCGTAACCATGCCCACGATGCCTTCCGCCAGCAATACAAGCCCTACGATTTCCTCATTATCGACGACATCCAGTTCATCAAAGGCAAAGACCGCAGCATGGAAGAGTTTTTCCACCTGTATAACCATTGCCACCACCACAAAAAACAGATTATCCTTACCTGCGATGTGTTGCCCACCAAAATCGACGACATGGACGACCGCCTGAAATCCCGTTTTTCATGGGGTTTGACGCTGGAGTTGGAGCCGCCGGAATTGGAAATGCGGGTGGAGATTTTGCAGAAAAAAGCCGATTCCGTGGGAGTGGAATTAAAAGAAGAAGCCGCTTTTTTCATCGCCACCCATATCCGTTCCAACGTGCGCGAACTGGAAGGTGCGTTTAAGCGGGTGGAAGCGCGCAGCCGCTTCGAACACAAACCGATTGATGTGGAGCTGGCCACCGAAGCCCTGCAAGATATTGTGGCCGGCAACTTCAAGCCGATTAACCTGCCGTTGATTATGGATGCGGTGGCCAAATATTACGGTATCCGCACCGCCGACCTTATCGGCAAAAAGCGCGCGCAAAGCATCGTCCGTCCGCGCCATCTGGCCATCAAACTTGCCCGCGAGCTGACCACCCACAGCTACGAAGACATCGGCAAAGCCTTCGGCGGCCGCGACCACAGCACGGTGCTCAACTCCGTGAAAAAGGCCGACGAATTGCGGCAGGAAGATGCCGAAATTGCCCAAGATTACGAAAAACTATTGATTATAATCAAAAATTAA
- the dnaN gene encoding DNA polymerase III subunit beta, whose amino-acid sequence MLILEAERDTLLKPLQAVTGIVERKHTLPILSNVLIERTGRQTNILATDLEIQIHTHGPHTDAEDFRITTNAKKLQDILRALPEGAIVVLDWAQNRLTLKAGKSRFALQTLPAEDFPLMSIGEEVVSAFTLPQETFRNMLSQVQYAMAVQDIRYYLNGLLMQVEGSNLRLVATDGHRLAYSAAVIDADLPKAEVILPRKTVLELFKLLNRPEEPVTVELLNNQVRFRCNDTVVVSKVVDGKFPDFNRVIPQDNDKIFLLGRQPFLGALERAAILANEKFRGVRLQLRPGLLSVLCSNSEQEEAREELEIAYQGAELEVGFNINYLMDVLRNVHAEDIQLAFGDANRSTLFTIPDNADFKYIVMPMRI is encoded by the coding sequence ATGTTGATTTTAGAAGCCGAGCGCGACACCCTGCTCAAACCGCTGCAAGCCGTTACCGGCATTGTGGAGCGCAAGCACACCTTGCCGATTCTCTCCAACGTGCTGATTGAGCGCACCGGCAGGCAAACCAATATTTTGGCCACCGATTTGGAAATCCAAATCCACACCCATGGCCCGCACACCGATGCCGAAGACTTCCGCATCACCACCAATGCCAAAAAACTGCAAGACATCCTGCGCGCCCTGCCCGAAGGCGCGATTGTGGTGCTGGATTGGGCGCAAAACCGCCTTACCCTTAAGGCCGGCAAATCCCGCTTCGCCCTGCAAACCTTGCCGGCCGAAGATTTCCCGTTGATGAGCATCGGCGAAGAAGTGGTTTCCGCCTTTACCCTGCCGCAGGAAACCTTCCGCAATATGCTCTCGCAAGTGCAATACGCCATGGCCGTGCAAGACATTCGCTATTATCTCAACGGATTGTTGATGCAGGTGGAAGGCAGCAATCTGCGCTTGGTAGCCACCGACGGACACCGTTTGGCCTACTCCGCCGCCGTGATTGATGCCGACTTGCCCAAAGCCGAAGTGATCCTGCCGCGTAAAACCGTACTCGAGCTGTTCAAACTGCTCAACCGCCCGGAAGAACCCGTTACCGTGGAGCTCTTGAACAACCAAGTGCGCTTCCGCTGCAACGACACCGTAGTGGTGAGCAAAGTGGTGGACGGCAAGTTCCCCGATTTCAACCGTGTGATCCCGCAAGATAACGACAAAATCTTCCTGCTTGGCCGCCAGCCGTTCTTGGGTGCGCTGGAACGTGCTGCCATTTTGGCCAACGAAAAATTCCGCGGCGTGCGCCTACAGCTGCGCCCCGGCCTGCTGAGCGTGTTGTGCAGCAACAGCGAACAGGAAGAAGCGCGTGAAGAGCTGGAAATCGCCTATCAGGGCGCAGAGCTGGAGGTGGGCTTCAACATCAATTATCTGATGGACGTGTTACGCAACGTGCATGCCGAAGACATCCAACTGGCCTTCGGCGATGCCAACCGCTCCACCCTGTTTACCATCCCCGACAACGCTGATTTCAAATACATCGTGATGCCGATGCGCATTTAA
- a CDS encoding methyltransferase family protein: MGISFFTTLEPSLVGAWIPSFAMVLIQFVYMFIYKEVGRRATDTSWYGAEDRRNAIISTLLQVVLLILSVFVPLKAGTVWFWIGSVIYVAAFAGFIKAFYDYAAASVDKAAQGGIYRLSRNPMYLFFFLGMAGVCIASVSLWLLIVLVPFVLYNHLLVLSEERYCEQIYGQEYLEYKHKTPRYFLFK, translated from the coding sequence ATGGGAATTTCATTTTTTACGACGCTTGAGCCTAGCTTAGTGGGCGCTTGGATACCCTCATTTGCGATGGTGCTGATACAATTCGTGTATATGTTTATCTATAAAGAGGTCGGCAGGCGTGCCACAGATACCTCGTGGTACGGCGCCGAAGATAGACGAAATGCGATCATAAGCACGCTACTACAAGTGGTGTTGCTTATTTTGTCGGTGTTCGTGCCGCTTAAAGCAGGCACCGTGTGGTTTTGGATCGGATCGGTGATTTATGTAGCGGCTTTTGCGGGCTTCATCAAGGCATTTTACGATTATGCGGCGGCATCTGTGGACAAAGCCGCACAAGGCGGCATCTACCGCCTGTCGCGCAATCCGATGTATCTCTTTTTCTTCCTCGGTATGGCGGGCGTTTGCATCGCTTCGGTATCGCTGTGGTTATTGATAGTGCTAGTGCCGTTTGTTTTGTATAACCACCTCTTAGTCCTAAGCGAGGAGCGCTACTGCGAGCAAATTTATGGGCAGGAGTATTTGGAGTATAAGCACAAGACGCCGAGATATTTTTTATTTAAATAA
- a CDS encoding tetratricopeptide repeat protein produces the protein MSSRHSRICALALATLLLPLAAQAAPAPRKPGSQTPLTHRQIIDRANNLMTAFSSEIALQQGKGSEALAAYMRLFRRTNDPAVAERAVEIAFSADVRLAEQVLERWQEAEPNPSTEQKRMHWIVAAAKGDIATVRAGLPEILTQTDRHRMRNIFLRMSQLALYHPEAADAQTARLVHQAAGRFPGLAEAAITDAIYSAHANRTANANAALRRLSHLDSDIRPITGITLRLIAQRQPEVLEYFFRHADSRHLSLMWQNLQVESLIAAKREEEAYRLLQNMLAKTPDADLYIQAGILSVRRKEPVATTVNYFEKAYLHGTQQQKSRAALLAAMRLIEDKNIAESRNWLNRASAPEAQFDKHILEARIAEAEKNWPAAEDALLCAESIVSAGRSNAIFNADDLLVAHLRIAREQPPAEALNSIRSLYRRYSDNSAPPAMIAIILEQRAILYADRLQQPEKAVADLKQAQELVPKNPDILNSLGYTMLSLPNPDLAQARRYIEQALQRCPNSPEIQDSMGWVLFKQGQPQAALPYLQRAHAKLPEAEVAAHLGEVLWTLGRKNEAIVIWQAAQRKGGDKPVLQETLQRLNVILPSSSGKTSSEGNNSSQ, from the coding sequence ATGTCTTCACGGCATTCCCGTATCTGCGCCCTCGCTCTCGCCACCCTCCTGCTGCCATTAGCTGCCCAAGCCGCGCCCGCACCGCGCAAACCTGGTTCGCAAACCCCGCTTACCCACCGCCAAATCATCGACCGCGCCAACAATCTGATGACGGCCTTCTCCTCCGAGATTGCCCTCCAGCAAGGCAAAGGCAGCGAAGCCCTCGCTGCCTATATGCGCCTGTTCCGTCGCACCAACGACCCCGCCGTGGCCGAACGCGCCGTAGAAATCGCCTTCTCCGCCGATGTCCGCTTGGCCGAGCAAGTGCTTGAGCGCTGGCAGGAAGCTGAGCCCAACCCCTCTACTGAGCAAAAACGTATGCACTGGATTGTAGCCGCTGCCAAAGGTGATATCGCCACTGTGCGCGCCGGCCTGCCCGAAATCCTCACCCAAACCGACCGCCACCGCATGCGCAACATCTTTCTGCGCATGTCCCAGCTTGCCCTCTATCATCCTGAAGCCGCTGATGCGCAAACCGCCCGCCTCGTGCACCAAGCCGCCGGCCGCTTCCCCGGCCTGGCTGAGGCCGCCATTACCGATGCCATTTATTCCGCCCACGCCAACCGCACGGCCAATGCCAACGCTGCCCTGCGCCGACTCTCCCACCTCGACAGCGACATCCGCCCCATTACTGGCATCACCCTGCGCCTGATTGCCCAGCGCCAGCCTGAAGTACTCGAATACTTCTTCCGCCACGCTGACAGCCGCCACCTCTCCCTCATGTGGCAAAACCTGCAAGTAGAATCCCTCATCGCCGCCAAACGCGAAGAAGAAGCCTACCGACTGCTGCAAAATATGCTGGCCAAAACTCCCGATGCCGACCTCTATATTCAAGCCGGCATCCTCTCTGTGCGTCGCAAAGAGCCCGTGGCTACTACCGTAAACTACTTTGAAAAAGCCTACCTGCACGGCACCCAGCAGCAGAAAAGCCGCGCCGCCTTGCTTGCCGCTATGCGCCTGATTGAAGACAAAAACATAGCCGAAAGCCGCAACTGGCTCAACCGCGCCAGCGCCCCCGAAGCCCAGTTCGACAAACACATCCTAGAAGCGCGCATTGCCGAGGCCGAGAAAAACTGGCCGGCAGCCGAAGATGCCCTGTTGTGTGCCGAATCCATTGTATCGGCTGGCCGCAGCAATGCCATCTTCAATGCCGACGACCTCCTTGTTGCCCACCTGCGCATCGCCCGCGAGCAGCCGCCTGCCGAAGCCCTCAACAGCATCCGTAGCCTCTATCGCCGCTACAGCGACAACTCCGCCCCGCCCGCCATGATCGCCATCATCCTCGAGCAGCGCGCCATCCTGTATGCCGACCGCCTACAACAACCCGAGAAAGCCGTAGCCGACCTCAAACAGGCACAAGAACTCGTGCCCAAAAATCCCGATATCCTCAACTCCCTCGGCTACACCATGCTCTCCCTGCCCAACCCCGACCTGGCCCAGGCGCGCCGCTATATTGAACAAGCCTTGCAGCGCTGCCCCAATTCGCCCGAAATCCAAGACAGCATGGGCTGGGTGCTGTTCAAGCAAGGCCAACCTCAAGCCGCCCTGCCATATTTGCAGCGCGCCCACGCCAAACTGCCCGAAGCCGAAGTGGCAGCCCATCTTGGCGAAGTGCTGTGGACACTCGGCCGCAAAAACGAAGCCATCGTTATCTGGCAGGCCGCCCAGCGCAAAGGTGGTGATAAACCCGTATTGCAGGAAACCCTGCAACGCCTCAATGTAATCCTCCCGTCTTCAAGCGGGAAAACTAGCAGCGAAGGCAACAACAGCAGCCAATAA
- a CDS encoding acetamidase/formamidase family protein, with product MNCGTPDAHGGNIGIETIAKGTTFLLPINVPGALLAMGYLHAGMSGGKVGISGLEIKGVMEVEVSVIKSHLYPLPLAVTTDCCTPSPPAPIWTRPPKPPP from the coding sequence ATCAACTGTGGCACGCCTGATGCACACGGCGGCAATATTGGGATCGAAACCATCGCCAAAGGCACCACATTCCTCTTGCCGATAAATGTGCCCGGCGCACTGCTGGCCATGGGCTATTTACATGCTGGCATGAGCGGCGGCAAGGTGGGCATCTCTGGCTTGGAAATCAAAGGTGTGATGGAAGTGGAAGTGAGCGTCATCAAAAGCCACCTCTATCCCCTGCCACTAGCCGTTACCACCGACTGCTGTACACCATCGCCTCCAGCCCCGATTTGGACCAGGCCACCGAAACCGCCACCCTAA
- the gltS gene encoding sodium/glutamate symporter gives MIEVNSYYTLIAATLVLLLGKLMVSKIKFLRDFNIPEPVAGGLVAAICLFSLHKFTGIGFQFQKPLQDAFMLIFFTSIGLSADFSRLKAGGIPLVVFTAIVGAFIFIQNAIGVGLASAFGLHPMTGLITGSITLTGGHGTAAGWAPDLVKYGVPAAAELGLASATFGLVAGGLIGGPVARRLINKMGHKPLDSETVQAEHLRCADDDPDNNTDNMFERAEQTRLITATSAIETLAMFAACLSFAEILDGIDKQYLFDLPKFVWALFGGVVLRNVLVSAFKFNMFDRAIDVFGNASLSLFLGMALLNLQLWQLTGLAGKVTIILLIQTIVMILYATFVTYVFMNRDYDAAVLAGGHCGFGLGATPTAVANMQSITEHFGPSHKAFLIVPLVGAFFVDIINALILSGFVNFLK, from the coding sequence ATGATAGAAGTGAACAGCTACTACACCCTGATTGCGGCCACTTTGGTGCTGCTATTAGGCAAACTGATGGTTAGCAAAATCAAATTTCTGCGGGATTTTAACATTCCCGAACCGGTGGCGGGCGGCTTGGTGGCAGCCATCTGCCTGTTTAGTCTGCATAAATTTACAGGCATCGGTTTCCAGTTCCAAAAACCACTGCAAGATGCGTTTATGCTGATTTTCTTCACCTCCATCGGCCTGAGCGCGGATTTCTCCCGTCTGAAAGCCGGCGGCATTCCATTGGTGGTGTTTACTGCCATCGTGGGCGCATTTATCTTTATTCAAAACGCTATCGGCGTGGGCTTAGCCAGTGCCTTCGGCCTACACCCGATGACCGGCCTGATTACCGGCTCCATCACCCTCACTGGCGGCCACGGCACGGCAGCTGGCTGGGCGCCCGATTTAGTCAAATACGGCGTACCTGCCGCAGCCGAGCTGGGCTTGGCTTCGGCCACCTTCGGCCTAGTAGCCGGCGGCTTAATCGGCGGCCCAGTTGCTCGCCGCCTCATCAACAAAATGGGGCATAAACCCTTGGATTCCGAAACCGTACAGGCTGAACACCTGCGCTGTGCCGACGACGATCCGGACAACAACACCGACAATATGTTTGAACGCGCCGAGCAAACCCGCCTGATTACCGCCACCTCGGCTATCGAAACCCTGGCCATGTTTGCCGCCTGCCTCTCGTTTGCCGAAATCCTGGACGGTATCGACAAACAATATCTATTTGATCTGCCTAAATTCGTGTGGGCACTGTTTGGCGGCGTGGTATTGCGCAACGTATTGGTGAGTGCATTTAAATTCAATATGTTCGACCGCGCCATCGATGTGTTCGGCAACGCCTCACTCTCACTCTTTCTGGGCATGGCGCTGCTGAACCTACAACTATGGCAACTCACTGGTTTAGCAGGGAAAGTTACTATAATCCTACTGATTCAAACCATAGTGATGATTCTGTATGCCACCTTTGTTACTTATGTATTTATGAACCGCGACTACGATGCCGCCGTACTGGCTGGTGGCCACTGTGGCTTTGGCCTCGGTGCCACCCCCACGGCCGTGGCTAATATGCAGTCCATCACCGAACACTTCGGCCCTTCGCACAAGGCCTTCCTGATTGTGCCGCTGGTGGGTGCGTTCTTCGTGGACATCATCAACGCGCTGATTTTATCGGGCTTCGTGAACTTCCTGAAATAA
- the pgl gene encoding 6-phosphogluconolactonase: MTLTWHTFPTPAAQATALAEAVAGRLCRYLQVQSRAVLAVSGGRSPVAFFEALAQVKLDWLNVIVTLVDERLVPPQHPDSNAALVRRHLLQHAAAAAHFLPLVNEQTDVSDPAAALAETEAGFPMPDIAVLGMGTDGHTASLFPQAPQLAAAVSPDCRTKLVHTSPVTAAHERIGMSLNTLAAVPQLFLSIQGADKRALLEQAAATATSEYPISLLLHQTNVRCEVYYID; encoded by the coding sequence ATGACCCTCACCTGGCACACCTTTCCCACTCCCGCCGCCCAAGCTACTGCACTAGCCGAAGCCGTGGCCGGCAGACTGTGTCGATACCTGCAGGTGCAAAGCCGCGCTGTGCTGGCCGTATCTGGCGGCCGCTCGCCCGTAGCATTTTTTGAAGCCCTGGCACAGGTAAAACTAGATTGGCTGAACGTTATCGTCACTCTGGTGGACGAACGGCTCGTGCCGCCACAGCACCCCGACAGCAATGCCGCACTGGTGCGCCGCCACCTGCTGCAACACGCTGCCGCAGCCGCCCACTTCCTACCGCTGGTGAATGAACAAACCGATGTGTCCGACCCCGCCGCCGCCCTGGCCGAAACCGAGGCCGGCTTTCCCATGCCCGACATCGCCGTGCTCGGTATGGGCACGGACGGCCACACCGCCTCGCTGTTCCCGCAAGCCCCGCAGCTGGCCGCAGCCGTGTCGCCCGACTGCCGCACCAAACTGGTGCACACCAGCCCGGTTACCGCTGCACACGAACGTATCGGCATGAGCCTAAACACGCTCGCCGCCGTACCGCAGCTGTTTTTGTCGATTCAGGGCGCAGACAAACGTGCCTTACTGGAACAGGCTGCCGCCACGGCCACGAGCGAATATCCCATTAGCCTGCTGCTGCACCAAACAAACGTACGCTGCGAAGTGTATTACATCGATTGA
- the pyrI gene encoding aspartate carbamoyltransferase regulatory subunit has product MDKKRLSVEAIENGTVIDHIPAGLALTILRQFKLLREGCAVTVGFNLPSKRHGRKDIIKINGIRLNEAAANRLALFAPEATVNLIANFKVEQKMPLRLPETISEVFRCPNLNCASHNEPVSSRFYVRRPGGQTRLKCHYCEKTYDRSLVAEA; this is encoded by the coding sequence ATGGACAAGAAAAGACTCAGCGTCGAAGCCATCGAAAACGGCACCGTTATCGACCACATCCCCGCCGGCCTCGCCCTCACCATCCTACGCCAATTCAAACTGTTGCGCGAAGGCTGCGCCGTAACTGTTGGTTTCAACCTGCCCAGCAAACGGCATGGCCGCAAAGACATCATCAAAATCAACGGTATCAGGCTCAACGAAGCCGCCGCCAACCGCCTCGCCCTGTTCGCCCCCGAAGCCACGGTGAACCTCATCGCTAACTTCAAAGTCGAACAAAAAATGCCGCTCAGACTGCCCGAAACTATCAGCGAAGTCTTCCGCTGCCCCAACCTCAACTGTGCCAGCCACAACGAACCTGTTTCCAGCCGCTTCTACGTGCGCCGCCCGGGCGGCCAAACCCGCCTCAAATGCCACTACTGCGAAAAAACCTACGACCGCAGCCTCGTGGCCGAAGCTTGA
- a CDS encoding glycoside hydrolase family 16 protein → MPNDWEAKTILNHLGSHLSYLPGNIGFVNNDFARITTRRHCVRNDSEALTDSNTRETPCQAGEKTKYSSGRLESKPIVDASKPFRAEIRALINWNGSRGMRTALWMRNSETLQNCGSNPAANDPYGELDILEWYSSARAYAWSSTHASCFYSHKRSSWRTRVFAHRLEQHINRQATPLDGEWHVWAIEFDGQKVRYYLDGKLIPVSHYTVDDNTTVDVIDRSRTDESGGYPSTMPDEDFAKLNVNRQMLDQIFRTKGPWYFILNDYAEWEDKLKPPRPTDNFRIQTTLIDYVRLYQKN, encoded by the coding sequence GTGCCAAATGATTGGGAGGCAAAAACCATACTCAACCATTTAGGCAGCCACCTCTCTTATCTTCCCGGAAATATTGGATTCGTAAATAATGATTTCGCCAGAATTACCACACGCCGCCATTGCGTGCGGAATGACAGCGAAGCCCTAACCGACAGCAACACCAGGGAAACACCCTGCCAGGCCGGTGAGAAAACCAAATACTCAAGCGGCAGATTGGAATCCAAACCCATAGTTGATGCCAGCAAACCCTTCCGCGCCGAAATCCGCGCCCTAATCAACTGGAACGGCTCAAGAGGCATGCGCACGGCGCTATGGATGCGCAATAGCGAAACCTTGCAAAATTGCGGCAGCAACCCTGCTGCCAACGACCCCTATGGTGAGCTCGATATTCTCGAGTGGTATTCCTCTGCACGGGCATATGCTTGGTCCTCAACACATGCCAGCTGTTTCTATAGCCACAAAAGGAGCTCTTGGCGTACGCGCGTTTTCGCACACCGTTTGGAACAGCACATCAACCGGCAAGCCACACCGTTAGATGGCGAGTGGCATGTATGGGCAATCGAGTTTGACGGCCAGAAAGTGCGCTACTATCTAGACGGTAAGCTCATCCCCGTGTCCCACTACACAGTGGACGACAACACCACAGTGGATGTGATCGACCGCAGCCGCACCGACGAATCAGGTGGCTACCCTTCCACCATGCCGGATGAAGACTTTGCAAAACTCAACGTTAACCGCCAAATGCTGGATCAGATATTCAGAACCAAAGGCCCTTGGTATTTCATTCTGAATGACTACGCGGAATGGGAAGACAAGCTCAAGCCACCACGCCCCACCGATAACTTCCGCATCCAAACCACCTTGATCGACTACGTGCGGCTGTATCAGAAAAACTAA
- the pyrB gene encoding aspartate carbamoyltransferase, giving the protein MPNPLYGQHLISIPDLSNEQLECLLDTALRLKREPRRNLLEGRLIGSCFFEPSTRTRLSFETAVQRLGGKVIGFSDGANTSAKKGETLADTARIISSYTDAIIIRHPKDGAARVLAEFSAVPVINAGDGTNQHPSQTLLDLVTIQETQGRLDKLVIAMAGDLKYGRTVHSLAQAMKRHQAEFIFVSPPSLAMPDYITEELDEAGCRYQILSSLEEAARHADILYMTRVQRERFDEQEFAKIQGKFNLEAATLAQAKPNLRVLHPLPRVDEIHPNVDGTVYAYYFEQAKNGVFARMAMLSLVLNEII; this is encoded by the coding sequence ATGCCCAACCCACTCTACGGCCAGCACCTCATCTCCATCCCCGACCTGAGCAACGAACAGCTCGAATGCCTGCTGGATACTGCCCTACGCCTCAAGCGCGAACCGCGCCGCAACCTGCTTGAAGGCCGGCTCATCGGCTCCTGCTTCTTCGAGCCCTCCACCCGCACCCGCCTCTCCTTCGAAACCGCCGTGCAGCGGCTCGGAGGTAAAGTTATCGGCTTTTCCGACGGCGCCAACACCAGCGCCAAAAAAGGCGAAACCCTGGCCGACACCGCCCGCATCATCTCCAGCTACACCGACGCCATCATCATCCGCCACCCCAAAGACGGCGCCGCCCGCGTGCTTGCCGAATTCTCCGCCGTGCCCGTCATCAACGCTGGCGACGGCACCAACCAGCATCCCAGCCAAACCCTGCTCGACCTCGTTACCATCCAAGAAACCCAAGGCCGGCTGGACAAGCTCGTTATCGCCATGGCCGGCGACCTCAAATACGGCCGCACCGTCCATTCCCTCGCCCAAGCCATGAAACGGCACCAAGCCGAATTCATCTTCGTCTCCCCGCCCAGCCTCGCCATGCCCGACTACATCACCGAAGAACTCGACGAAGCCGGCTGCCGCTACCAAATCCTGTCCAGCCTCGAAGAAGCCGCCCGCCACGCCGACATCCTCTACATGACCCGCGTGCAGCGCGAACGCTTCGACGAGCAAGAATTCGCCAAAATCCAAGGCAAATTCAACCTCGAAGCCGCCACCCTCGCCCAGGCCAAACCCAACCTGCGCGTACTGCACCCTCTGCCCCGCGTCGACGAAATCCATCCCAACGTGGATGGCACGGTTTATGCTTATTATTTTGAACAAGCAAAAAACGGTGTATTCGCACGCATGGCCATGCTGTCATTAGTGTTAAACGAAATAATCTAA